A window of Patagioenas fasciata isolate bPatFas1 chromosome 5, bPatFas1.hap1, whole genome shotgun sequence contains these coding sequences:
- the ENTPD5 gene encoding nucleoside diphosphate phosphatase ENTPD5 isoform X1, with protein MRTYCTSLIADPCLTASRVPGKMASSRLPILLALAFSSLSFVLSHSNREMWFKHFFPPNVCPIDAKANTFYGIMFDAGSTGTRIHIYTFVQKSPENLPELEGEIFESVKPGLSAYADQPEKGAESVKRLLDMAIDAVPPHLWKKTPVVLKATAGLRLLSEEKAQALLLEVREVFEESPFLVPEDSVSIMDGSYEGILAWITVNFLTGQLSGQNQHTVGTLDLGGASTQITFLPRFEETLKETPDDFLTSFEMFNSTYKLYTHSYLGFGLKAARLATLGALNVEAVDGQMFRSSCLPKQLEAEWHFGGVKYQYGGNKEGETGFKPCYLEVLKVVKGKLHQPDEIRGSSFYAFSYYYDRAVDTNLIDYERGGVLEVKDFERKAKEVCDNMERYNSASPFLCMDLTYITALLKEGFGFRDNTLLQLTKKVNNIETSWTLGATFHLLQSLGITH; from the exons ATGAG AACCTACTGCACCTCTTTGATTGCTGATCCGTGCTTGACTGCCTCAAGGGTTCCTGGCAAGATGGCATCTTCCAGACTTCCCATCCTTCTAGCACTGGCATTTTCCTCTTTGTCCTTTGTTCTTTCCCATTCAAACAGGGAGATGTGGTTTAAGCATTTCTTTCCACCTAACGTGTGCCCTATAGATGCCAAAGCAAACACTTTTTACGGCATAATGTTTGACGCAGGAAGCACTGGAACCCGAATTCACATTTACACGTTTGTGCAAAAGAGCCCAG AAAACCTTCCAGAGTTGGAAGGGGAAATCTTTGAGTCTGTGAAGCCAGGTCTTTCTGCATATGCCGATCAGCCTGAAAAG GGTGCTGAAAGCGTCAAAAGATTGCTGGACATGGCCATAGATGCTGTGCCACCTCATCTCTGGAAGAAGACCCCGGTAGTGTTAAAAGCCACAGCTGGACTGCGCTTGCTGTCAGAGGAGAAAGCTCAGGCTCTGCTTTTAGAG GTGAGAGAAGTCTTTGAGGAATCACCATTTCTTGTTCCAGAGGACAGTGTTAGCATAATGGACGGGTCTTATGAAG GAATTTTAGCCTGGATCACTGTGAACTTTTTGACAG GGCAGCTGTctggccaaaaccagcacactgtTGGGACGCTGGACTTGGGAGGAGCCTCAACCCAAATCACATTCCTGCCACGGTTTGAG GAAACTTTGAAGGAAACCCCTGATGATTTTCTTACTTCGTTTGAAATGTTTAATAGCACCTACAAGCTCTATACCCACAG CTATTTGGGGTTTGGACTAAAAGCTGCCAGACTAGCAACGCTTGGAGCTTTGAATGTGGAAG CTGTGGATGGACAAATGTTCCGCAGTTCTTGTTTGCCAAAGCAGCTGGAGGCAGAGTGGCATTTCGGGGGAGTGAAATACCAGTATGGTGGCAACAAAGAAG GAGAAACAGGATTCAAGCCTTGCTACTTGGAAGTACTCAAGGTTGTCAAAGGGAAACTACACCAACCAGATGAGATTCGTGGAAGTTCCTTCTATGCTTTCTCCTATTACTATGACCGTGCAGTTGACACCAACCTAATTG ATTATGAACGGGGAGGTGTTCTGGAGGTTAAAGATTTTGAAAGAAAAGCCAAAGAAG TCTGTGATAACATGGAAAGGTACAACTCAGCCAGTCCTTTCCTCTGCATGGATCTCACTTACATCACTGCTTTACTAAAGGAAGGTTTTGGATTTAGGGACAACACACTCTTACAG TTAACAAAGAAAGTGAACAACATAGAGACAAGCTGGACTTTGGGTGCTACTTTTCACCTGCTGCAGTCTCTGGGGATAACCCACTGA
- the COQ6 gene encoding ubiquinone biosynthesis monooxygenase COQ6, mitochondrial, whose product MAVVCGRGLLARLAGRLRAGPRAPLRSVAAAAPLYDVVVSGGGMVGSAMAAVLGHDIHFHDKKIALLEAGPRKEYDRMPQSYSNRVSSISPGSATLLSSFGAWDHVCSLRLKAFRRMQVWDACSEAMIVFEKDDLDDMGYIVENDVIMSALTKQLDAVADRVEVFYGSRAVGYTWPLPTHSCDTSPWVQIELADGRRLQTKLLIGADGHNSVVRKEAEIKNIEHRYDQSAVVATLHLSEATDNNVAWQRFLPTGPIALLPLSDTASSLVWSTSHEHASELLAMDEESFVDSINSAFWSNVNHTDFIDTAGAMFRSAISLLKPSGTAVRQLPPSVAKVDPESRATFPLGMGHATEYVHHRVALIGDAAHRVHPLAGQGANLGFGDIACLAHHLSAAAFNGSDLGSLKHLLKFETERQRHNVSLIAAIDVLKRLYSTRLAPLVLLRTWGLQATNALPPLKEQIMAFASK is encoded by the exons ATGGCGGTTGTGTGTGGCAGGGGGCTGCTGGCCCGGCTGGCTGGGCGGTTGCGGGCCGGCCCGCGGGCTCCGCTCCGCTCtgtcgccgccgccgcgccgctctACGATGTGGTGGTGTCGGGCGGGGGAATGGTCGGGAGCGCCATGGCCGCCGTGCTGG GGCATGATATCCATTTCCATGATAAGAAGATTGCTTTGCTGGAGGCTGGTCCTAGGAAAGAATATGACCGCATGCCACAGAGTTACAGTAACAGGGTCAGTTCCATCTCCCCAGGATCAGCAACCCTCCTAAGCA gttttgGTGCCTGGGATCATGTCTGCAGTCTGAGACTCAAAGCGTTCCGGCGAATGCAG gtgTGGGATGCTTGTTCAGAAGCCATGATTGTTTTTGAGAAAGATGACTTAGATGACATGGGTTACATAGTGGAGAATGATGTCATTATGTCTGCTCTTACAAAACAGTTAGATGCAGTAGCAG ACCGGGTGGAGGTTTTCTACGGGAGCAGAGCAGTCGGGTATACCTGGCCCCTTCCCACTCACAGCTGTGACACAAGCCCTTGGGTCCAAATTGAGTTAGCTGATGGACGCAGACTTCAGACCAAACTGCTG ATTGGTGCAGATGGTCATAACTCTGTAGTCCGGAAGGAAGCAGAAATTAAGAACATTGAGCATCGGTACGACCAGTCAGCTGTTGTGGCAACTCTTCATTTGTCTGAG GCCACAGACAATAATGTAGCGTGGCAGAGGTTCCTTCCCACAGGGCCAATTGCACTTCTTCCG CTGTCTGACACTGCCAGCTCTCTGGTCTGGTCTACATCTCATGAACATGCATCAGAACTTCTTGCTATGGATGAGGAAAGTTTTGTGGATAGCATCAACTCTGCCTTT tggagCAATGTAAACCACACTGACTTCATTGATACTGCGGGGGCCATGTTTCGATCTGCTATTTCCCTCCTGAAACCCTCAGGAACTGCTGTCCGTCAGCTGCCCCCGAGCGTGGCTAAAGTAGATCCAGAGAGCCGAGCCACGTTCCCTCTCGGAATGGGGCATGCGACAGAGTACGTCCACCACCGTGTGGCTCTTATTGG GGATGCAGCACACAGAGTCCACCCACTTGCAGGACAAGGTGCAAACCTGGGCTTTGGTGATATTGCATGTTTAGCTCATCACCTCAGTGCAGCCGCTTTCAATGGGAGCGATCTGG GCTCTTTAAAACATCTCCTAAAGTTTGAGACAGAACGGCAGAGGCACAATGTCTCCTTGATAGCTGCCATTGATGTGCTCAAGAGGCTTTACTCCACGAGGCTGGCTCCTTTGGTGTTGCTGAGGACATGGGGATTGCAAGCAACAAATGCCCTGCCTCCTCTGAAA GAGCAAATCATGGCTTTTGCCAGCAAGTGA
- the ENTPD5 gene encoding nucleoside diphosphate phosphatase ENTPD5 isoform X2 — translation MASSRLPILLALAFSSLSFVLSHSNREMWFKHFFPPNVCPIDAKANTFYGIMFDAGSTGTRIHIYTFVQKSPENLPELEGEIFESVKPGLSAYADQPEKGAESVKRLLDMAIDAVPPHLWKKTPVVLKATAGLRLLSEEKAQALLLEVREVFEESPFLVPEDSVSIMDGSYEGILAWITVNFLTGQLSGQNQHTVGTLDLGGASTQITFLPRFEETLKETPDDFLTSFEMFNSTYKLYTHSYLGFGLKAARLATLGALNVEAVDGQMFRSSCLPKQLEAEWHFGGVKYQYGGNKEGETGFKPCYLEVLKVVKGKLHQPDEIRGSSFYAFSYYYDRAVDTNLIDYERGGVLEVKDFERKAKEVCDNMERYNSASPFLCMDLTYITALLKEGFGFRDNTLLQLTKKVNNIETSWTLGATFHLLQSLGITH, via the exons ATGGCATCTTCCAGACTTCCCATCCTTCTAGCACTGGCATTTTCCTCTTTGTCCTTTGTTCTTTCCCATTCAAACAGGGAGATGTGGTTTAAGCATTTCTTTCCACCTAACGTGTGCCCTATAGATGCCAAAGCAAACACTTTTTACGGCATAATGTTTGACGCAGGAAGCACTGGAACCCGAATTCACATTTACACGTTTGTGCAAAAGAGCCCAG AAAACCTTCCAGAGTTGGAAGGGGAAATCTTTGAGTCTGTGAAGCCAGGTCTTTCTGCATATGCCGATCAGCCTGAAAAG GGTGCTGAAAGCGTCAAAAGATTGCTGGACATGGCCATAGATGCTGTGCCACCTCATCTCTGGAAGAAGACCCCGGTAGTGTTAAAAGCCACAGCTGGACTGCGCTTGCTGTCAGAGGAGAAAGCTCAGGCTCTGCTTTTAGAG GTGAGAGAAGTCTTTGAGGAATCACCATTTCTTGTTCCAGAGGACAGTGTTAGCATAATGGACGGGTCTTATGAAG GAATTTTAGCCTGGATCACTGTGAACTTTTTGACAG GGCAGCTGTctggccaaaaccagcacactgtTGGGACGCTGGACTTGGGAGGAGCCTCAACCCAAATCACATTCCTGCCACGGTTTGAG GAAACTTTGAAGGAAACCCCTGATGATTTTCTTACTTCGTTTGAAATGTTTAATAGCACCTACAAGCTCTATACCCACAG CTATTTGGGGTTTGGACTAAAAGCTGCCAGACTAGCAACGCTTGGAGCTTTGAATGTGGAAG CTGTGGATGGACAAATGTTCCGCAGTTCTTGTTTGCCAAAGCAGCTGGAGGCAGAGTGGCATTTCGGGGGAGTGAAATACCAGTATGGTGGCAACAAAGAAG GAGAAACAGGATTCAAGCCTTGCTACTTGGAAGTACTCAAGGTTGTCAAAGGGAAACTACACCAACCAGATGAGATTCGTGGAAGTTCCTTCTATGCTTTCTCCTATTACTATGACCGTGCAGTTGACACCAACCTAATTG ATTATGAACGGGGAGGTGTTCTGGAGGTTAAAGATTTTGAAAGAAAAGCCAAAGAAG TCTGTGATAACATGGAAAGGTACAACTCAGCCAGTCCTTTCCTCTGCATGGATCTCACTTACATCACTGCTTTACTAAAGGAAGGTTTTGGATTTAGGGACAACACACTCTTACAG TTAACAAAGAAAGTGAACAACATAGAGACAAGCTGGACTTTGGGTGCTACTTTTCACCTGCTGCAGTCTCTGGGGATAACCCACTGA